One Polyangiaceae bacterium genomic window carries:
- a CDS encoding recombinase family protein — protein sequence MSDLDWTTKKHGDNVGDMRASDTKGSKGHRGKAIRARVQAPSGAHATGHAGPAITRVLAYRRVSTLEQGKQGNSLDLQRDEIRRYCEYAKLPEPIDFEETESGSAEAQERREQVAKLLKQVRRGDLVLVSKIDRFSRDIVFTISSVREIIKRGARFLSIAEHFDPSTPEGETQMALWASIAQMERARIRERTEGNRKRLRAMGYFVEGKPPFGYVRAQGELPNEKPRRLDVDPEKAKIVREMFDLCIAGNSAVKISAILRDRYPGVLSFESEWILNALKNRVYAGQLALTAVKPKGHTSTIRRPAEWIDAHEPIVSMETWLTAQDALVSRRAYGAVPRKESKTANWIMRGIARCAICGSVIAAAPNSDSGRHTHAGYYVCHRRLKCKSGERCKTAPFHKQAETDEFLLSETEKHFEEIRGELMQNPEPVRNPNADQFESKRADLIAARERLLALVMAGTWSLEVIDRKAKQIESDLMALTIEERRSTIQETDDTIENRNGARQWLEKVAARWPKMDPNQRRAVIAAMVDRIVVGTDKITMQWANAATMATRYANGALVNLRGEVVEPRRHGRPRKMEPVDTGEGLDLEADDADEA from the coding sequence ATGTCCGATCTCGATTGGACAACGAAAAAACACGGTGATAACGTGGGCGATATGCGCGCGAGCGATACGAAGGGCAGCAAAGGGCATCGAGGCAAGGCAATACGTGCGCGCGTGCAAGCTCCGAGCGGCGCGCATGCGACCGGTCACGCAGGACCGGCCATTACGCGCGTTCTGGCGTATCGGCGCGTCAGTACGTTGGAGCAAGGGAAGCAAGGCAATTCACTCGATTTGCAACGCGACGAGATCCGGCGTTACTGCGAATATGCCAAACTGCCCGAACCGATCGACTTCGAAGAAACGGAGTCGGGATCCGCGGAAGCACAAGAGCGACGCGAGCAGGTTGCGAAATTGCTAAAGCAAGTTCGTCGCGGTGATCTTGTGCTCGTGAGCAAGATCGATCGTTTTTCTCGCGATATCGTTTTCACGATCAGCTCGGTTCGTGAAATCATAAAACGTGGCGCGCGATTCCTTTCCATTGCGGAGCACTTCGATCCATCGACGCCCGAAGGCGAGACGCAAATGGCCTTATGGGCGAGCATCGCGCAAATGGAGCGCGCACGTATTCGCGAGCGTACAGAAGGGAATCGAAAACGCTTGCGGGCGATGGGATACTTTGTCGAGGGCAAACCTCCATTTGGTTATGTGCGTGCGCAAGGCGAGCTTCCGAATGAAAAACCAAGGCGCCTTGACGTGGATCCCGAAAAAGCAAAGATTGTCCGGGAAATGTTCGATCTTTGCATCGCCGGAAATAGCGCGGTCAAGATAAGTGCGATATTGCGCGATCGATATCCGGGGGTCCTGAGCTTCGAAAGCGAATGGATCTTGAACGCGTTGAAAAATCGTGTTTATGCGGGACAACTCGCATTGACCGCGGTAAAACCCAAAGGGCACACGAGCACGATACGACGTCCCGCGGAATGGATCGACGCGCACGAACCGATCGTCTCGATGGAGACGTGGTTGACGGCGCAAGATGCTTTGGTGAGTCGTCGCGCCTATGGTGCCGTACCGAGGAAGGAATCGAAAACGGCAAATTGGATCATGCGTGGAATCGCGCGGTGTGCGATTTGCGGATCGGTCATTGCCGCGGCACCAAACTCGGATTCAGGTAGGCACACGCATGCAGGCTATTACGTCTGTCATCGACGATTGAAATGCAAATCGGGTGAGCGATGCAAAACGGCACCGTTTCATAAGCAAGCCGAGACGGACGAATTTCTATTGAGCGAAACCGAAAAGCATTTCGAGGAAATACGCGGCGAGTTAATGCAAAACCCCGAGCCGGTACGAAATCCGAACGCGGATCAATTCGAGAGCAAGCGAGCGGATCTCATTGCCGCGCGTGAACGTTTGCTCGCGCTCGTGATGGCCGGGACATGGAGCCTTGAAGTTATCGATCGCAAAGCGAAGCAGATCGAATCGGATTTGATGGCCCTCACGATCGAGGAACGGCGCAGCACGATCCAAGAGACGGACGATACGATCGAAAATCGAAATGGTGCGCGACAATGGCTCGAAAAAGTCGCGGCGCGATGGCCGAAGATGGATCCAAATCAACGACGCGCCGTCATTGCCGCGATGGTCGATCGGATCGTGGTCGGCACGGACAAGATCACGATGCAATGGGCGAACGCCGCGACGATGGCCACGCGATACGCAAACGGCGCGCTCGTGAATTTGCGTGGCGAAGTGGTCGAACCGAGACGTCATGGTCGTCCACGGAAAATGGAACCAGTCGATACGGGGGAAGGGCTCGATTTGGAGGCAGATGACGCGGACGAGGCGTAG
- a CDS encoding RICIN domain-containing protein: MRISRSTSADSRYAEAMRLPFTPLILAFFLVSCGSGGVVTPVPHFDPPSATTLPEVNSLVKVINLDDEPVICFTTDGSPAEFNGGNCVNKLDATRQIAVPNCGFNVIRIAWSKGTDEANYIVESESCKASCDPVVPWSNQDLVRAFAVWQDEVRCLMNGCENPSSTGNWSAQCDSGSGKVDWDVSLNGLRAISTFTFNACEHAVTIEVDENGMVAPRQVNLVVSGKIVQDTDFNGNGNEGGTLTVTGDFTGTVVSRIVVANKGRGGGSFDAACTADPFEGKECAPAGAKIAFDYPDWSCHGNICPIAMTGTCMGSDRDADAIPDDADNCPDDANTDQADIDKDGIGDACDKDSGFVVIRFKTGNRCLILGDGKVESTSTCEPADPKQQWEMFPDGTAFGFRNLGNGECLSQKGILAGPWTVITAPCDGSSKQRWNLEKYDQGGFDTNFPVRLKNGAENFCAYTDFTGEVYGTVSNCGLAGTESNRKVGLYYGGAFDTPPYQP, translated from the coding sequence ATGCGCATTTCTCGCTCGACCAGCGCCGATTCGCGATATGCTGAAGCCATGCGTCTTCCGTTCACCCCACTAATTCTTGCGTTCTTCCTCGTGAGTTGCGGCAGCGGCGGAGTCGTAACGCCCGTGCCGCACTTCGATCCGCCCAGCGCCACGACCCTCCCCGAAGTCAATTCGCTCGTCAAGGTGATCAACCTCGATGACGAGCCGGTCATTTGCTTTACCACCGACGGCTCGCCGGCCGAGTTCAATGGAGGAAACTGCGTCAACAAGCTCGATGCAACGCGGCAAATCGCCGTGCCCAATTGCGGCTTCAACGTCATCCGCATCGCGTGGTCCAAAGGCACGGACGAAGCCAACTACATCGTCGAAAGCGAATCGTGCAAGGCGAGCTGCGACCCGGTGGTGCCCTGGTCCAACCAAGACTTGGTGCGCGCATTTGCCGTTTGGCAAGACGAAGTCCGATGCTTGATGAACGGATGCGAAAACCCGTCGAGCACCGGCAATTGGTCGGCGCAATGCGATTCCGGCTCCGGAAAAGTCGATTGGGACGTGAGCCTCAATGGACTACGCGCCATCAGCACCTTCACCTTCAATGCCTGCGAGCACGCCGTCACGATCGAGGTCGACGAAAACGGCATGGTGGCTCCGCGGCAGGTCAACCTCGTGGTGTCCGGCAAAATCGTTCAAGATACCGACTTCAATGGCAATGGCAATGAAGGCGGAACCCTCACGGTCACCGGCGACTTCACGGGCACCGTCGTTTCACGCATCGTGGTCGCCAACAAGGGCCGCGGCGGAGGTAGCTTCGACGCCGCTTGCACGGCCGATCCATTCGAGGGCAAAGAATGCGCTCCGGCGGGCGCGAAAATCGCGTTCGATTACCCGGATTGGAGCTGCCATGGTAACATTTGCCCCATTGCCATGACCGGGACGTGCATGGGCTCCGACAGAGATGCAGACGCCATTCCCGATGACGCGGACAATTGCCCCGACGACGCAAACACCGACCAAGCCGATATCGACAAAGATGGCATTGGCGACGCCTGCGACAAAGACTCGGGCTTCGTCGTCATCCGCTTCAAAACCGGAAATCGATGCTTGATTCTGGGTGATGGCAAAGTGGAATCCACGAGCACCTGCGAGCCGGCCGATCCCAAACAACAATGGGAAATGTTCCCCGACGGCACTGCATTTGGATTCCGCAATCTCGGAAATGGTGAATGCTTGAGCCAAAAGGGCATTTTGGCCGGGCCCTGGACGGTCATCACCGCGCCGTGCGACGGTTCGAGCAAGCAGCGGTGGAACCTCGAAAAATACGATCAAGGCGGCTTCGACACGAACTTCCCCGTGCGCCTGAAGAACGGCGCCGAAAACTTCTGCGCCTACACGGACTTCACCGGCGAAGTGTACGGCACCGTCAGCAACTGCGGGCTCGCGGGCACCGAATCCAATCGGAAAGTCGGCCTGTATTACGGCGGCGCCTTCGATACCCCACCCTATCAGCCTTGA
- a CDS encoding GAF domain-containing protein, with translation MRASESMRYLAFMSSDSSVKLRGMERLVGAIQELSLTRDLDAVMRIVRSVARELCGADGATFVLRDDGKCFYADEDAIAPLWKGKRFPMEACISGWAMLHREAVIIEDIYADARIPHDAYRPTFVKSLAMVPIRTAAPIGAIGTYWATTRRVTQDELELLQALANSTSIAMENVQLFSELEARVRMRTAQLEAANRELEAFSYSVSHDLRAPLRSIDGYGTALEEDLADRLGAKDREHFSRLRAACSRMNVLIDDLLTLSKVSRGELRDEVVDISSLARSIAEDLVRQAKDRQFDIVIADGLQSRGDPSLVRAVLENLLGNAFKFTARVPHARIEVGCSDKGTFFVRDNGAGFDMKYAAKLFAPFQRLHSNKEFPGTGVGLATVQRIVHRHGGRIWVESKPGEGTTFSFTLAPSV, from the coding sequence ATGCGCGCCTCGGAATCCATGCGCTATCTTGCTTTCATGTCGAGCGATTCCTCCGTCAAGCTGCGTGGAATGGAGCGCCTCGTAGGCGCAATCCAAGAGTTGTCGCTCACGCGCGACCTCGACGCGGTCATGCGCATCGTGCGCAGCGTGGCGCGCGAGCTGTGTGGCGCCGATGGAGCCACGTTCGTGCTGCGTGACGACGGCAAGTGCTTTTACGCGGACGAAGACGCCATCGCGCCGCTCTGGAAGGGCAAGCGTTTCCCCATGGAAGCGTGCATCAGCGGCTGGGCCATGCTCCACCGCGAAGCGGTCATCATCGAAGACATCTACGCCGACGCGCGAATCCCTCACGACGCGTACCGACCCACGTTCGTGAAAAGTCTGGCCATGGTGCCCATTCGCACGGCAGCGCCCATCGGTGCCATCGGCACTTATTGGGCGACCACGCGACGCGTGACCCAAGACGAGCTCGAGCTTCTGCAAGCTTTGGCGAACAGCACGAGCATTGCCATGGAGAACGTGCAGCTCTTCTCGGAGCTCGAAGCGCGCGTACGCATGCGAACCGCGCAGCTCGAAGCAGCCAACCGCGAGCTCGAAGCGTTCAGCTATTCGGTTTCGCACGACTTACGCGCGCCGCTCAGAAGCATCGATGGCTACGGCACTGCGCTGGAAGAGGACCTCGCCGATCGTCTCGGCGCGAAGGATCGCGAGCATTTTTCACGCCTTCGCGCGGCCTGTTCGAGGATGAACGTGCTCATCGACGACCTCTTGACATTGTCGAAGGTCAGCCGAGGCGAACTTCGCGACGAAGTGGTCGACATTTCGAGCCTTGCGCGTTCCATTGCCGAGGATCTCGTGCGGCAGGCAAAGGACCGGCAATTCGACATCGTGATTGCCGATGGTCTGCAAAGTCGAGGGGACCCGTCGCTCGTGCGCGCGGTGCTCGAAAACCTGCTCGGCAATGCCTTCAAGTTCACGGCACGCGTGCCGCATGCACGAATCGAAGTCGGGTGCAGCGACAAGGGCACGTTTTTCGTGCGGGACAATGGCGCTGGTTTCGACATGAAGTACGCCGCCAAGCTCTTCGCGCCATTTCAGCGCTTGCATTCCAATAAAGAGTTTCCAGGAACCGGCGTCGGTTTGGCGACCGTACAGCGTATCGTCCACCGCCACGGTGGCCGCATTTGGGTCGAAAGCAAACCCGGCGAAGGAACGACGTTTTCCTTTACGCTCGCGCCGTCGGTTTGA
- a CDS encoding response regulator, with product MATELRVLMVEDNEDDMFLTLRQLERSGYAPTCLRVEDAAAMRAALAERAWDIVISDWSLPQFSGPEALQVLKESGIDIPFIIVSGTVGEDAAISAMLGGARDFIVKGKLGRLAAAVERELNEHEQRIARRKAEDLLARTEKTRAIGQMAAGVTHDLVNILNPLSLHLQVLSRAIDRGRTDEAKESIAEMKQVLECGMQTLVRLRNYSRQTAEARAELVDLDRLVRQAAEIAKPRMAARGRLLRIREELGGPPGFWGHSGDIVSALVNLIVNAIDALAEGGGSITLRTGQTGGQAWVQVADDGPGMPTDVEKRVFEPFFTTKGDEGTGLGLAMVHACMERHGGSVKLETAPGKGTTFTLSFPMPVDA from the coding sequence ATGGCAACCGAGCTACGCGTCTTGATGGTCGAAGACAACGAAGACGATATGTTTCTGACGTTACGTCAGCTTGAAAGAAGTGGTTACGCGCCCACGTGTCTGCGGGTCGAGGATGCGGCGGCGATGCGTGCTGCTTTGGCGGAGCGCGCGTGGGACATCGTGATATCGGACTGGTCGCTGCCGCAATTCAGTGGCCCGGAGGCTCTGCAAGTCCTGAAGGAAAGCGGGATCGACATTCCGTTCATCATTGTGTCGGGGACCGTTGGAGAGGATGCTGCCATCAGCGCGATGCTCGGAGGGGCGCGTGACTTTATCGTCAAGGGAAAGCTGGGACGATTGGCGGCGGCGGTCGAACGTGAGCTGAACGAGCACGAGCAGCGGATTGCGCGTCGCAAGGCGGAGGATTTGCTTGCACGCACCGAGAAGACTCGGGCGATTGGTCAAATGGCCGCTGGTGTGACGCATGACCTCGTGAACATCTTGAACCCGCTATCTCTCCACTTACAAGTGCTCTCACGCGCGATCGATCGTGGCAGGACCGACGAGGCAAAGGAGAGCATTGCTGAAATGAAGCAAGTTCTCGAATGCGGCATGCAGACGCTGGTGAGATTACGGAATTACAGCAGACAGACGGCCGAGGCACGGGCGGAGCTTGTCGACTTGGATCGTTTGGTCCGTCAGGCTGCTGAAATCGCGAAGCCTCGAATGGCTGCGCGCGGGCGATTGTTACGCATTCGGGAAGAGCTGGGCGGGCCGCCGGGCTTTTGGGGGCATTCGGGCGATATCGTGAGCGCTCTCGTCAACTTGATCGTCAATGCGATCGACGCGCTGGCCGAAGGCGGCGGCTCGATTACGCTGCGCACTGGGCAAACGGGCGGGCAAGCCTGGGTACAGGTAGCCGATGATGGTCCGGGAATGCCCACAGATGTCGAAAAGCGCGTTTTCGAGCCGTTTTTCACGACGAAGGGCGACGAGGGAACGGGGCTGGGGCTTGCGATGGTTCATGCGTGCATGGAGCGCCACGGCGGGTCGGTGAAGCTCGAAACGGCGCCCGGCAAAGGGACGACATTTACGTTGTCGTTTCCGATGCCGGTCGATGCATGA
- a CDS encoding DUF2330 domain-containing protein — MQTLASSRLRSLAFALPLALAALTVAPSADAFCGFYVAGADTKLYNNATQVVLMREGTRTVLSMQNNYQGPPEAFAMVVPVPVVLHSNEVIARHKTGQERS, encoded by the coding sequence ATGCAAACGCTTGCCTCTTCGCGCCTTCGTTCTCTCGCGTTCGCCCTTCCTCTTGCTCTCGCCGCGCTCACGGTTGCTCCTTCGGCCGATGCGTTTTGCGGCTTTTACGTCGCAGGAGCCGACACGAAACTCTACAACAATGCAACGCAGGTCGTGCTGATGCGCGAAGGCACTCGCACGGTCCTTTCGATGCAAAACAATTACCAAGGGCCTCCCGAGGCCTTTGCGATGGTCGTTCCCGTACCGGTCGTCTTGCACAGTAACGAGGTAATTGCTAGACACAAGACGGGTCAGGAACGTTCATGA
- a CDS encoding peroxiredoxin, whose amino-acid sequence MTLRINQTAPNFTAETTHGTINFHEWIGDGWAILFSHPKDFTPVCTTELGYMAGLEPEFKKRNCKIIGLSVDPVGSHSKWAADIEETQGHKVNYPMIGDPKLEVAKLYDMLPEDAGTTSEGRTAANNATVRTVFVVGPDKQIKLMLSYPMSTGRNFDEILRALDSMQLTAQHKVATPVNWKQGEDVIIAPSVSDEEAKQKYPGGWKTVKPYLRVVPQPK is encoded by the coding sequence ATGACCCTGCGAATCAACCAAACAGCACCGAATTTCACGGCCGAAACGACGCATGGAACCATCAACTTCCACGAATGGATCGGCGACGGCTGGGCCATCCTCTTCTCGCACCCCAAAGACTTCACGCCCGTTTGCACGACGGAGCTCGGCTACATGGCGGGTCTCGAGCCCGAGTTCAAGAAGCGCAACTGCAAGATCATCGGCCTCAGCGTCGATCCGGTCGGCAGTCACAGCAAGTGGGCAGCCGACATCGAGGAAACCCAGGGCCACAAGGTCAACTACCCGATGATTGGCGACCCGAAGCTCGAGGTCGCGAAGCTTTACGACATGCTTCCGGAAGACGCAGGCACGACGTCCGAAGGTCGCACGGCGGCGAACAATGCCACGGTGCGCACGGTTTTCGTAGTTGGGCCCGACAAGCAGATCAAGCTGATGCTGTCGTATCCGATGTCGACGGGCCGCAACTTCGACGAAATCCTCCGCGCGCTCGACTCGATGCAGCTCACGGCGCAGCACAAAGTCGCGACGCCCGTGAACTGGAAGCAAGGCGAAGACGTGATCATCGCGCCGTCGGTTTCCGACGAGGAAGCGAAGCAAAAGTACCCGGGCGGTTGGAAGACGGTGAAGCCGTACTTGCGCGTCGTTCCGCAGCCGAAATGA
- a CDS encoding sigma 54-interacting transcriptional regulator: MKPTDSHEVILAALEEVAGAAIVLDEHLRIVDRTVEAEVLVGQSLPMGALAPEALCGDGPERPVAEALSQGRPVSATIHRKGAAENTGFLSVRAIPLRRNDAKIGWLLLLDTDLLAAEHPDAPVEICGVLTRDKNMKKLLGDVRKVARTNASVLVRGETGSGKELIARAVHTLSPRSKGPLRTLNCAALPPALLESELFGHVRGAFTGAVRDQKGHVELAHGGTLFLDEVAELPLELQAKLLRVLQEKVVVPVGGRDPIDVDVRFVAATHRALRKEVSAGRFRADLMFRLRVVPLFLPPLRKRRGDISLLAWRFIERMNASGDRHVARLSPGAIHALETYDWPGNVRELMNAIEYAFVMGDGPIVTEADLPPEVRGERLDFADDPVDDVDVEAEATPARELGPEERKILAALREARGNRQEAAALLGYSRITLWRKLKAMGLDDETVIRSRRRDGVPPSD; this comes from the coding sequence ATGAAGCCCACCGATTCACACGAAGTCATCCTCGCGGCGCTCGAAGAGGTCGCTGGAGCGGCCATCGTGCTCGATGAACACTTGCGCATCGTCGATCGCACGGTCGAGGCCGAAGTGCTCGTGGGTCAATCGCTGCCCATGGGAGCATTGGCGCCCGAGGCTCTTTGCGGAGACGGTCCCGAGCGTCCGGTTGCGGAAGCGCTGTCGCAGGGGCGTCCGGTTTCGGCGACGATTCATCGAAAAGGAGCTGCGGAAAATACGGGATTTTTATCCGTGCGAGCCATTCCGCTGCGGCGCAATGATGCAAAAATCGGTTGGCTCTTGCTCCTCGATACGGACTTGCTTGCGGCGGAGCATCCCGATGCGCCCGTGGAGATATGCGGCGTGCTCACGCGCGACAAAAACATGAAAAAGTTATTGGGCGACGTGCGCAAGGTCGCGCGCACCAATGCAAGCGTGCTCGTGCGGGGAGAGACGGGCAGCGGAAAAGAATTGATTGCCCGCGCCGTGCATACGCTAAGTCCGCGCAGCAAAGGTCCTTTGCGGACGCTCAATTGTGCAGCATTGCCGCCGGCATTATTGGAAAGCGAGCTCTTTGGACACGTGCGTGGGGCATTCACGGGTGCGGTGCGGGATCAAAAAGGCCACGTTGAGCTTGCGCACGGAGGAACTTTGTTTTTGGATGAAGTCGCCGAATTGCCGCTCGAATTGCAGGCGAAGCTGCTTCGCGTGTTGCAGGAAAAAGTGGTCGTGCCCGTGGGCGGTCGTGATCCCATCGACGTGGACGTGCGGTTCGTCGCAGCGACCCACAGGGCACTGCGGAAGGAGGTATCGGCGGGTCGATTTCGCGCAGACTTGATGTTTCGATTGCGTGTCGTACCCTTGTTTCTGCCGCCGCTTCGCAAACGACGCGGGGACATATCGCTCCTTGCGTGGCGGTTCATCGAACGCATGAATGCGAGCGGCGATCGTCACGTGGCTCGGCTGTCCCCCGGAGCCATTCACGCGCTCGAAACGTACGATTGGCCGGGAAACGTGCGCGAGCTGATGAACGCCATCGAATATGCGTTCGTCATGGGCGACGGTCCCATTGTCACGGAAGCCGATTTGCCGCCGGAAGTACGTGGAGAACGATTGGACTTTGCCGACGATCCGGTGGACGATGTGGACGTGGAGGCGGAGGCAACGCCTGCGCGGGAGCTTGGTCCGGAAGAACGGAAAATCCTTGCAGCATTGCGTGAGGCGCGAGGAAACAGGCAGGAGGCTGCGGCCTTGTTGGGGTATAGCCGCATCACGCTCTGGCGAAAGCTGAAAGCCATGGGACTCGACGACGAAACCGTCATTCGGTCGCGGCGCCGCGATGGTGTACCACCGAGCGATTGA
- a CDS encoding response regulator has product MTNGEPPITGRPRCAGQCGDFDELDFLSNAALELAEVRPEPEGDIFQFIAEQLATLAPDTLVVTSSYEPSTDATTVRAIVGPPDMTAQLRDLIGVDLIGLTFQVDDDARQGLAEGKLLRLEGGLHQATFHSWPLAFSRDLEIRLGVRSFYGQPFARKGDYLGTAVFISRAPALARVRLIEAFTRLSAVAIQSRRADARLREADRRKNEFLAVLSHELRNPLAPIRNSLYILERIGDAKPQSKRALAIIDRQLTHLTRLVDDLLDLTRITQGKIRLQIESIELNELVHATVEDHRSIFAGRGIELEVLTAPFGVWIEGDRTRIAQIIGNLLQNAAKFTPSGGKTTVSVGTDNHSEQAVLRVRDTGAGIAPELLPRLFEPFMQGDKTLDRSKGGLGLGLVLVKNLVQMHDGSVGVTSDDAGKGTEFTVRLPIRKAPMSARNGETSLCSDEACRVLIIEDNVDAADSLREVLELGDGAVEVEVAHTGIEGLEKARTFRPDIVLCDIGLPGMDGYAVAQAIRADPELKTASLIALSGYASADDVEKSRRAGFDRHIAKPPRLEALESLMAELMMSRRGSDSPVRN; this is encoded by the coding sequence GTGACGAATGGAGAGCCCCCAATTACCGGCAGACCGCGCTGTGCAGGGCAATGCGGAGACTTCGACGAGCTCGACTTCCTGTCGAACGCAGCGCTCGAGCTGGCCGAGGTCCGTCCCGAACCGGAAGGGGACATCTTTCAATTCATCGCCGAACAGCTCGCCACGCTTGCTCCGGATACCCTGGTCGTCACGAGCAGTTACGAGCCGAGCACCGACGCGACCACCGTGCGCGCCATCGTGGGCCCGCCGGACATGACCGCACAGCTCCGCGATTTGATCGGAGTCGACCTCATTGGGCTCACGTTTCAAGTGGATGACGATGCCCGACAAGGTTTGGCCGAGGGAAAACTCTTGCGCCTGGAGGGCGGGCTCCACCAGGCCACCTTCCACTCGTGGCCCCTTGCATTCAGTCGCGACCTCGAAATACGCCTGGGCGTTCGTTCTTTCTATGGCCAGCCCTTCGCTCGCAAAGGGGATTACCTTGGCACCGCCGTGTTCATCAGCCGAGCTCCTGCGCTTGCTCGAGTGCGGCTCATCGAAGCGTTTACGCGCCTTTCAGCCGTCGCCATTCAGAGCCGGCGCGCCGACGCTCGGCTGCGAGAAGCCGACCGCCGCAAAAACGAATTCCTCGCGGTGCTTTCGCATGAATTGCGCAATCCGCTCGCACCCATCCGCAATAGCCTGTACATCCTCGAGCGAATTGGCGACGCGAAACCGCAATCGAAGCGTGCGCTCGCCATTATCGACCGTCAGCTCACGCACCTGACGCGGCTCGTCGATGACCTGCTCGACCTGACGCGAATCACCCAGGGGAAAATCCGGCTTCAAATCGAAAGCATCGAGCTGAACGAGCTGGTGCACGCCACGGTCGAGGATCACCGGTCGATATTTGCAGGCCGTGGCATCGAGCTCGAAGTGCTCACGGCACCTTTTGGAGTCTGGATTGAAGGCGACAGGACGCGCATTGCTCAAATCATTGGCAATTTGCTCCAAAACGCGGCAAAGTTCACCCCGAGCGGCGGCAAAACCACGGTTTCCGTCGGCACGGACAACCACAGCGAGCAGGCGGTCTTGCGCGTACGCGATACGGGCGCGGGCATTGCGCCCGAATTGTTGCCGCGTCTTTTCGAGCCCTTCATGCAGGGGGACAAAACGCTCGATCGCAGCAAGGGCGGCCTTGGGCTTGGGTTGGTCCTGGTCAAAAACCTGGTGCAGATGCATGATGGTTCGGTGGGGGTAACGAGCGACGACGCTGGGAAAGGTACGGAATTCACGGTTCGCCTTCCCATTCGCAAGGCGCCTATGTCCGCCCGCAATGGCGAAACGAGCTTGTGCTCGGATGAGGCTTGCCGCGTGCTGATCATCGAGGACAACGTCGACGCGGCCGACAGCCTGCGTGAAGTGCTCGAGCTAGGCGATGGGGCGGTCGAGGTCGAGGTCGCCCACACGGGCATCGAGGGGCTCGAGAAGGCGCGCACATTCAGGCCGGACATCGTGCTTTGCGACATTGGCCTACCGGGCATGGATGGATATGCCGTGGCCCAAGCGATTCGCGCCGACCCGGAATTGAAAACCGCTTCGCTGATTGCGCTCAGCGGGTATGCCAGCGCCGATGATGTCGAGAAATCGCGACGGGCGGGGTTTGACCGGCACATTGCCAAGCCCCCCAGGCTCGAGGCGCTCGAATCATTGATGGCCGAATTGATGATGAGTCGGAGGGGTTCGGACAGCCCCGTGCGGAATTGA